The following are from one region of the Leptospira terpstrae serovar Hualin str. LT 11-33 = ATCC 700639 genome:
- a CDS encoding protein adenylyltransferase SelO, whose protein sequence is MSFAFFPSHPIVEATYTSLPNSLFQFTKPTPVSSPKVLFWNEELAREFQFEDWTNEKEATAHFFSGTSLPDGIQPFAQAYAGHQFGHFTVLGDGRTIVIGEFQNRAGERFDFQWKGSGKTQYSRNGDGRATLSAMVREYIMSEAMFGLNIPTTRSLAVVATGEVVFREEPQGGAVLTRVASSHIRVGTFEFAYQTLSKEELDSLFQYTANRHTPDVLKTDNPALAFLEFVMKRQVSLITNWMRVGFIHGVMNTDNMSISGETIDYGPCAFMNGYSAKRVFSSIDRMGRYAFTNQLGIGHWNLSCLANSLLPLIDPNQETAIELAKSKLSELESWLHSSYIQMLGEKIGFPHLTEKDMPLLQSLYQWMQDTEADYTNTFLVLEGVYTPKDSIYNESRWKDWVRTWQEEKKKKGIREEEAIALMQKTNPSLIPRNHLVELTLANATQGLTSIVEQFIARGKFPYKREFGYDYAEEVPKGGDGNYRTFCGT, encoded by the coding sequence ATGTCTTTTGCTTTTTTTCCTTCGCATCCCATAGTAGAAGCGACCTATACATCGTTGCCAAACTCATTATTCCAGTTTACAAAACCAACTCCCGTTTCTTCTCCGAAAGTATTGTTTTGGAACGAAGAGCTTGCAAGGGAATTTCAATTTGAGGATTGGACAAATGAGAAGGAAGCCACAGCTCATTTTTTTTCTGGGACATCATTACCTGATGGCATTCAACCGTTTGCACAAGCTTATGCCGGACATCAGTTTGGACACTTCACAGTATTAGGTGATGGACGTACGATTGTGATCGGAGAGTTTCAAAATCGAGCTGGGGAACGGTTTGACTTCCAATGGAAGGGCTCTGGAAAGACTCAGTATTCGAGAAATGGAGATGGAAGAGCCACACTCAGTGCAATGGTTCGAGAGTATATCATGAGTGAAGCGATGTTTGGTTTAAACATTCCGACAACTCGAAGTTTGGCTGTTGTAGCAACAGGGGAAGTAGTTTTCAGAGAAGAACCGCAAGGAGGAGCCGTATTGACGAGGGTGGCTTCCAGTCATATCCGAGTGGGAACATTTGAATTCGCATATCAGACTTTATCAAAGGAAGAATTAGACTCTCTATTTCAATACACTGCCAACCGGCATACACCCGATGTTTTGAAAACAGATAATCCAGCATTGGCGTTTTTGGAATTTGTGATGAAACGCCAGGTTTCCCTCATCACAAACTGGATGAGAGTTGGTTTTATCCATGGTGTGATGAATACCGACAATATGAGTATTTCTGGAGAAACCATCGACTATGGTCCATGTGCATTTATGAATGGATACTCCGCAAAACGAGTGTTTAGTTCCATAGATCGAATGGGAAGATACGCTTTTACCAACCAACTCGGTATCGGACACTGGAATCTTTCCTGTTTAGCCAATTCGCTTCTTCCGCTCATTGACCCTAATCAAGAGACTGCGATTGAATTGGCAAAATCAAAATTATCCGAATTGGAAAGTTGGCTCCATTCAAGTTACATCCAAATGCTTGGAGAAAAAATTGGATTTCCTCACCTAACAGAAAAGGATATGCCACTTCTGCAAAGTCTTTACCAGTGGATGCAAGATACAGAAGCCGATTATACCAATACTTTTTTGGTATTAGAAGGTGTGTATACACCTAAGGATTCTATTTATAATGAAAGTCGTTGGAAAGATTGGGTGCGGACTTGGCAGGAAGAAAAAAAGAAAAAGGGAATCAGAGAAGAAGAAGCTATCGCCCTAATGCAGAAAACGAATCCAAGCCTGATTCCCAGAAATCACCTGGTGGAATTAACATTGGCAAATGCGACCCAGGGACTCACAAGTATTGTGGAACAGTTTATTGCAAGAGGTAAGTTTCCATACAAACGAGAATTCGGTTATGATTATGCCGAAGAAGTGCCAAAAGGTGGTGATGGCAACTATCGAACATTTTGTGGAACATAA
- a CDS encoding DUF1554 domain-containing protein, whose translation MFVTAISYNANLGGIVGADNKCTSDSNKPATGIYKALIVDDVNRRACTSVNCATGGVTENIDWVFSPNASYVQASNTSNVIFITDVNGVLNNNLTNLISAATGIWTGIKNNPSWDWQTDTTHTCSSWMDSVSANCGTYGVTSWNDSRSIAITSAYGNGGTLNNLLCVEQ comes from the coding sequence ATGTTCGTCACAGCCATTAGCTATAATGCGAATTTGGGAGGCATTGTTGGTGCAGATAACAAATGTACATCTGATTCAAACAAACCTGCTACAGGTATTTATAAAGCATTGATCGTGGATGATGTAAATCGCAGAGCCTGTACAAGTGTTAACTGCGCTACTGGTGGAGTTACGGAAAATATTGATTGGGTATTTTCACCTAATGCAAGCTATGTGCAAGCATCAAATACATCCAATGTTATTTTCATAACTGATGTAAATGGAGTATTAAACAATAATTTAACGAATTTAATTTCAGCCGCAACGGGAATTTGGACAGGGATCAAAAACAATCCTTCTTGGGATTGGCAGACCGATACAACACATACATGTTCGTCTTGGATGGATAGTGTCTCTGCAAACTGTGGAACCTATGGAGTTACCTCTTGGAATGATAGCCGCTCGATTGCGATTACCTCTGCCTACGGTAACGGAGGAACTCTAAATAATTTACTCTGCGTGGAGCAGTAG
- a CDS encoding methyl-accepting chemotaxis protein, whose amino-acid sequence MSSVNGNYLEKGSMVANTIRISFAIVMLSINIFFMVAIPTTEKTMSLILSSLEFVVLSYGVYTFWLYRKKKFYLKFAYISILLDIIIYSSVFAIVVIMSKTPAEKVSIATLPFVMLVLLFVVIYSGFLLSHRLTMAVGYIAIFSLLLYVYLGVIGGAEIKFIATSASEFGIPFIGINTIALICGVHMMSAVVKFMSNSSNEATKSAEEARQKSEAANLTKQNIQSEAETLNKSVQEMLTFMDSLNSEIQTQVSSVEEISASMEELAASMDSASDFVKSQFTRIDGLNQESSVMDKILSEVYSATSNLAQTTDESKQYSFQVTTAMDSVSSNFEEIKESFQKVEEVNQILRDIADRTNLLALNASIEAARAGEHGRGFAVVAQEVAKLADSAQENASLISKIITQASKQIVSGNTAATETKEKMGVQDKSFGILVSNLSDLKTKVEKQTSIHKSFLDSFQELFSLSKQLEVVASEQKMGTQEMSRALVSIEQSASSLASNTSHLRENVDGLSKQSERLAKHI is encoded by the coding sequence ATGTCATCTGTTAATGGAAACTACTTAGAAAAAGGAAGTATGGTAGCGAACACGATTCGTATTTCTTTTGCGATTGTGATGTTATCGATCAATATTTTCTTTATGGTAGCGATTCCTACAACGGAAAAAACAATGAGCCTCATACTATCTTCTTTAGAATTTGTAGTATTATCGTATGGTGTTTATACTTTCTGGCTTTACCGAAAGAAAAAATTTTATTTAAAATTTGCTTACATTTCCATTTTACTCGATATCATCATCTACTCGAGTGTATTTGCCATCGTTGTCATTATGTCAAAAACTCCAGCAGAAAAAGTCTCAATCGCAACTCTTCCATTTGTAATGTTGGTACTACTTTTTGTTGTGATTTATTCAGGATTTTTATTATCACACCGACTAACTATGGCAGTTGGATACATTGCCATTTTTAGTTTACTTCTATACGTTTACTTAGGTGTAATCGGAGGTGCGGAAATCAAGTTCATTGCAACATCCGCAAGCGAATTTGGAATTCCTTTTATCGGAATCAATACAATTGCTTTGATTTGTGGTGTTCATATGATGAGTGCTGTTGTGAAATTTATGTCGAATTCTAGTAATGAAGCAACAAAATCCGCTGAAGAGGCGAGACAAAAATCAGAAGCAGCAAATCTTACAAAACAAAACATACAGTCAGAAGCAGAGACCTTAAACAAAAGTGTACAAGAAATGTTAACATTTATGGATTCTTTAAATTCTGAAATCCAAACACAAGTATCGAGTGTAGAAGAAATCAGTGCCTCGATGGAAGAACTTGCAGCATCTATGGACAGTGCTAGCGATTTTGTAAAATCACAGTTTACAAGAATAGATGGCTTAAACCAAGAAAGTTCGGTGATGGATAAAATTTTGTCCGAAGTTTATTCAGCAACAAGCAATTTGGCGCAAACCACGGATGAATCCAAACAGTATAGTTTTCAAGTCACCACCGCTATGGATTCAGTAAGTTCCAATTTTGAAGAAATCAAAGAAAGTTTTCAAAAAGTGGAAGAGGTGAACCAAATTTTAAGAGATATTGCTGATCGCACCAACTTGCTTGCGTTAAATGCTTCAATTGAAGCTGCAAGAGCAGGTGAACATGGAAGAGGGTTTGCTGTGGTAGCACAAGAAGTTGCAAAGCTTGCCGATAGCGCCCAAGAAAATGCCTCCTTAATTTCAAAAATCATTACACAAGCATCCAAACAGATTGTAAGTGGAAATACTGCGGCGACGGAAACAAAAGAAAAAATGGGAGTCCAGGACAAAAGTTTTGGAATTCTTGTTTCAAACCTATCGGATTTAAAGACCAAAGTCGAAAAACAAACATCCATTCATAAATCATTTTTGGATTCATTTCAGGAATTGTTCTCACTCTCTAAACAATTGGAAGTAGTGGCATCAGAACAAAAAATGGGAACACAAGAAATGTCGAGAGCACTGGTATCCATCGAACAATCCGCTTCTTCCCTTGCATCCAATACTTCCCACTTGCGTGAAAATGTGGATGGACTTTCAAAACAATCAGAACGATTGGCAAAACACATTTAA
- a CDS encoding PaaI family thioesterase, giving the protein MTVLELLYHNVPMDLFTLKENCSLVEQAQNLIDQCHPGATNMKVLNLTAEISEADIPYSQSNRALHGFMHGGCFFSVGDTLTSIMAFFHVENEKERTFTMDASIRYLRPVRTETVRAKARLVQKKGKLLEYVCDFFNEENKRTAQAKYKYAIAEPR; this is encoded by the coding sequence ATGACAGTTTTAGAATTATTATATCACAATGTACCGATGGATCTTTTTACTTTAAAAGAAAACTGTTCTCTCGTGGAGCAGGCTCAAAATCTGATCGACCAGTGCCATCCAGGTGCAACAAATATGAAAGTTTTGAATCTCACCGCGGAAATTTCCGAAGCCGACATTCCCTACTCTCAAAGCAACAGAGCTCTACACGGATTTATGCACGGAGGTTGTTTCTTTAGTGTCGGTGATACGCTCACTTCGATCATGGCTTTCTTCCATGTGGAAAACGAAAAGGAAAGGACCTTTACGATGGATGCATCCATACGATACTTACGACCCGTAAGAACTGAAACCGTTCGTGCAAAAGCAAGACTCGTTCAAAAGAAAGGAAAACTTTTGGAATATGTCTGCGATTTTTTTAACGAAGAAAATAAAAGAACGGCACAAGCAAAATACAAATATGCAATCGCAGAACCACGTTGA
- a CDS encoding dihydrofolate reductase family protein: MRKVIFAINATTDGFYGHEGMVADDDLHQYFTNILKNADQILYGRTTYQLMVPFWPDVARDPSMSVVSNEFSQVFTSLEKILFSHTVKQVEDPNTRLAKKSLADEVNDLKQKPGKDICIGSLSLASQLSQAQLIDEYRFVNHPVIAGSGPRLFDTISLKKTLPLVFLGSESFPSGSIALHYKKAEIK, encoded by the coding sequence ATGAGAAAGGTTATTTTTGCAATCAATGCAACAACAGATGGATTTTATGGCCACGAGGGTATGGTAGCAGATGATGACTTACACCAATACTTTACCAACATTTTAAAGAATGCAGATCAAATTCTCTATGGTCGGACTACCTACCAACTGATGGTACCTTTTTGGCCGGATGTGGCAAGAGATCCGTCGATGTCAGTAGTCAGCAATGAGTTTTCACAAGTGTTTACTTCTCTCGAAAAAATTCTTTTCTCCCATACAGTAAAACAAGTTGAAGATCCAAATACAAGGTTAGCTAAAAAATCTTTAGCGGACGAAGTGAACGATTTAAAACAAAAACCAGGAAAGGACATTTGTATTGGAAGTTTGAGCCTTGCCTCTCAACTTTCTCAAGCACAGTTGATAGATGAGTATCGTTTCGTGAACCATCCGGTGATAGCCGGAAGTGGGCCTCGGTTGTTTGATACAATCAGTTTAAAAAAGACTCTTCCTTTAGTTTTTTTAGGCTCAGAATCTTTTCCTTCCGGTTCTATCGCCCTTCACTATAAAAAGGCAGAGATCAAATAA
- a CDS encoding oxygen-binding di-iron domain-containing protein, whose product MKKIQTIYSDNDHKWSVIARDPAKPNWLIDTNEYLIESDGMGLLTDPGGSEIFPEVFSALVEVFPASQIKNIFASHQDPDIVSSISLWLEVNSSIRCYVSWLWTGFLPHFGGNADTFIPMPDEGMEIIHQNIKLRSIPAHFLHSAGNLNLWDPKAKILFSGDIGAALLPLDETDLIVKDFDKHIRYMEKFHKRWMASEQAKIAWCERISNLKPDMLCPQHGSVFQGPDVERFIQWFSELKIGMDALELPKT is encoded by the coding sequence ATGAAAAAAATTCAAACTATATATTCCGACAACGACCACAAATGGTCAGTGATTGCAAGAGATCCAGCCAAACCCAATTGGCTTATTGATACCAATGAATATTTGATTGAGTCAGATGGAATGGGGTTACTCACAGACCCAGGCGGAAGCGAAATTTTCCCTGAAGTATTTTCGGCACTCGTAGAAGTATTCCCTGCTTCCCAAATTAAAAATATTTTTGCCTCCCACCAAGATCCTGATATAGTATCCTCCATCTCCTTGTGGCTTGAAGTTAATTCATCGATCCGTTGTTATGTGAGTTGGCTTTGGACTGGTTTTTTGCCACACTTTGGAGGTAATGCAGATACCTTCATTCCTATGCCTGATGAAGGAATGGAAATCATTCACCAAAACATCAAACTGAGGTCTATTCCCGCTCATTTTTTGCATAGTGCAGGAAACTTAAATCTTTGGGATCCGAAAGCAAAAATTTTGTTCAGTGGTGATATTGGTGCCGCCTTACTTCCTTTAGATGAAACCGATTTGATCGTAAAAGATTTTGATAAACACATTCGTTATATGGAAAAATTTCACAAACGATGGATGGCTTCAGAGCAGGCAAAAATTGCCTGGTGTGAAAGAATTTCGAATTTAAAACCAGATATGCTTTGCCCACAACACGGTTCTGTCTTTCAAGGTCCAGATGTGGAGAGGTTCATCCAATGGTTTTCGGAATTAAAGATTGGAATGGATGCATTGGAACTTCCTAAAACATAA
- a CDS encoding VOC family protein, giving the protein MAQNKLLRMDNVSIVVKSLDDTIPFFEEIGLKLEMRATIEGEWAGRVTGIVSQCVEIAMMVTPDGHSKIELSQFLSPPTVADHRTAPVNSLGYLRVMFTVEDIDELVSRLIKQHGAKLVGEVVNYENMYKLCYIRGTEGLLIGLAEELGKK; this is encoded by the coding sequence ATGGCACAAAACAAATTACTCAGAATGGACAATGTCAGTATTGTAGTAAAATCCCTTGATGACACCATTCCTTTCTTTGAGGAGATTGGACTGAAGCTCGAGATGCGAGCCACCATAGAAGGAGAATGGGCAGGTCGCGTAACAGGAATTGTTTCTCAGTGTGTAGAGATTGCCATGATGGTTACCCCAGATGGCCACAGTAAAATTGAACTTTCACAATTTCTAAGCCCGCCGACAGTGGCCGATCACAGGACGGCTCCGGTAAACTCTCTTGGTTATCTACGCGTTATGTTCACTGTTGAAGACATTGACGAATTGGTTTCTAGACTTATCAAGCAACATGGAGCCAAACTTGTTGGCGAAGTGGTCAATTATGAAAACATGTATAAACTTTGTTATATTCGTGGAACTGAAGGACTACTCATCGGCTTGGCAGAAGAACTAGGCAAAAAGTAA
- a CDS encoding beta propeller repeat protein → MKVISNTIFSLLIISIQLKQQWKILIIQFLAIVCLFPAISCKQPPRENICDPYSKANISTVLLKFIASDSSAHCGINYSTLVNFQRASDGSIWTARTIPTGNWVSVAHGNGVFVAVADGVGSTSAATSPDGINWTLRTMPVGAWWISVTFGNGLFVAVASSNSTIAATSADGINWTLRTLPSPTTGWQSVTFGNGLFVAIDISSTRATTSPDGINWTLRTLPSADTWWFVAFGNGLFVAVSYGNNVAVTSPDGINWTLRTLPSPSSWQSVTYGNGVFVAVADGSNIAATSPDGITWTTRSLPSTASWYSVTFGNNVFVTIAYNSSKVATSNDGINWTARNLPNTANWYAVTYGNGVFAALSYGSSIAASSP, encoded by the coding sequence ATGAAAGTCATATCAAATACGATTTTTTCCCTCCTTATCATTTCTATACAATTGAAGCAACAATGGAAAATTCTAATCATTCAATTTTTAGCTATCGTGTGTTTATTTCCAGCTATTTCTTGCAAACAACCACCAAGGGAAAATATATGTGATCCATATAGTAAAGCTAATATATCTACTGTACTCTTAAAATTCATTGCAAGTGACTCATCTGCACATTGTGGAATCAATTACTCGACATTAGTCAATTTTCAGCGTGCTTCCGATGGAAGCATTTGGACGGCCCGAACGATTCCTACGGGAAATTGGGTTTCGGTTGCCCATGGGAATGGTGTCTTCGTAGCAGTCGCGGATGGAGTTGGAAGCACAAGTGCAGCTACCTCTCCCGATGGAATCAACTGGACACTGCGAACTATGCCCGTTGGAGCTTGGTGGATTTCGGTTACTTTTGGAAACGGCCTCTTTGTTGCTGTCGCTAGTAGCAATAGCACCATTGCGGCCACATCGGCTGATGGTATCAACTGGACTCTGCGAACCTTACCTTCCCCTACGACTGGTTGGCAATCAGTTACCTTTGGAAATGGTCTCTTTGTTGCCATAGATATTTCCAGCACAAGGGCGACCACTTCGCCAGACGGAATTAATTGGACTCTGCGAACTTTACCAAGTGCTGATACTTGGTGGTTTGTTGCCTTTGGTAACGGCCTCTTCGTTGCTGTCTCTTATGGAAATAATGTCGCGGTAACATCACCTGATGGCATCAACTGGACACTGCGTACTTTACCAAGTCCTTCTTCTTGGCAATCCGTGACTTATGGTAACGGAGTCTTTGTGGCTGTTGCTGATGGTAGCAATATCGCAGCTACTTCTCCTGATGGCATCACTTGGACGACTAGATCTTTGCCAAGTACTGCCAGTTGGTATTCGGTTACTTTTGGCAACAATGTCTTTGTAACGATTGCTTATAACTCTTCAAAGGTGGCTACATCCAATGATGGAATCAATTGGACAGCGCGAAATTTACCTAATACTGCCAATTGGTATGCTGTTACCTATGGCAACGGGGTCTTTGCTGCCCTCTCTTATGGCTCTTCTATCGCTGCATCATCTCCGTAA
- a CDS encoding helix-turn-helix domain-containing protein: protein MQSQNHVDFNVICALRGAVLFVGQLQYLSIHSTVTSATIVGLDTEIKKRVKGNIEWMSSRCFVFDGTLSHETALNGSVGILFADPGSEIGEVLTMEAGPNGLSSNPIWAQELIVTCFEIQKANPEQYPNILSHSFPFNRLTSAKKIQDDDRLIHVLRRLINSPEETVNVEELAHEIGMSESWLQHEFKNVVGLPIRAFRKWFRIKTAVIALKRGATLADAALNAGFYDQAHFTNVFRDIFGISPSIIFKKGESIRWYIQNEQIDTILKVL from the coding sequence ATGCAATCGCAGAACCACGTTGATTTTAACGTAATCTGTGCTCTTCGAGGTGCTGTGTTATTCGTTGGACAATTGCAGTATCTTTCAATTCATTCTACGGTTACCTCTGCAACGATCGTTGGCCTTGATACGGAAATCAAAAAACGTGTCAAAGGAAACATAGAATGGATGAGTTCTCGTTGTTTTGTTTTTGATGGAACGTTGAGTCACGAGACAGCTCTCAATGGATCGGTCGGAATTTTATTTGCAGATCCCGGAAGTGAAATCGGCGAAGTTCTCACAATGGAGGCAGGCCCCAATGGACTTTCCTCAAATCCCATTTGGGCGCAAGAATTGATTGTTACTTGTTTTGAAATTCAAAAAGCAAACCCGGAACAATATCCCAATATTCTAAGCCACTCCTTTCCCTTTAACCGACTGACATCTGCCAAAAAAATACAAGACGACGATCGCTTAATTCATGTTTTACGAAGACTCATCAATAGTCCCGAAGAAACCGTAAATGTAGAAGAACTTGCCCATGAAATCGGAATGTCTGAGTCTTGGCTACAACACGAATTTAAGAATGTGGTTGGTCTGCCCATTCGTGCTTTCCGTAAGTGGTTTCGAATCAAAACTGCAGTGATCGCACTGAAAAGAGGTGCCACCCTTGCCGATGCGGCACTGAATGCAGGCTTTTACGACCAAGCACACTTTACCAATGTGTTTCGCGATATCTTTGGAATTTCTCCTTCCATCATATTTAAAAAAGGAGAATCAATCCGCTGGTACATTCAAAACGAACAGATCGACACTATACTCAAAGTTCTTTAA
- a CDS encoding beta-propeller fold lactonase family protein, which translates to MKIIFFIQSYHTRIEKYLKVFCLFICLFSFNACLLNPIVHNLLFPEKNSSSKSFFELWALLASSNTIVELNQSWAGIRKGDSLQLEANYYSYGAKVDTSFQWSSSNNLVATVDGNGLVQSIGNGKVKITATAYDGITKASADITVYTGYVYTTLDLNQSVGFLTMNHSTGILTPVVTNLTGSGPTGIGAEPSGKFLFVANLYDGTFSQFLINQSTGLLTANGTPTAPAGAAPRNLVITPDGRFLYLASEGTMAIRAYGINSDGTLTFLNSYSTVIAHNQIQISSNGNFIFYISQNLTEIVSYRINYNDGSLSVSGVSPTFTNDSSGSGNVANHPNGAYIYVGSYPSVTVLSFDENTGQMGIVNSVFHGLSTNATAIHPSGLFLYLVHINEGSISCYMVEPKSGNITFSSILTGFSGSLRYMTIDPSGRFAYVANNGGQLSQFSINQITGELTSIGTVNPGGVQWNLTFL; encoded by the coding sequence ATGAAGATAATTTTTTTTATTCAATCTTATCATACTAGGATCGAAAAATACCTTAAAGTCTTTTGTTTGTTCATTTGTCTTTTTTCATTCAATGCATGTCTTCTCAATCCCATCGTTCATAATCTTCTTTTTCCAGAAAAAAATTCTTCTTCCAAATCTTTTTTTGAACTTTGGGCCTTACTTGCAAGTTCCAATACTATCGTGGAACTAAATCAAAGTTGGGCAGGAATTCGTAAAGGTGACAGTTTACAACTCGAAGCAAATTACTATTCGTACGGTGCAAAAGTAGATACCTCATTTCAATGGTCTAGTAGCAATAATTTAGTAGCCACTGTGGATGGCAATGGACTCGTACAGAGTATCGGAAATGGGAAAGTGAAAATCACTGCAACTGCTTACGATGGGATAACCAAAGCTAGTGCGGATATAACCGTATATACAGGTTATGTCTACACTACTTTGGATTTGAATCAATCTGTAGGATTTCTCACAATGAATCATTCAACTGGAATTCTAACACCTGTAGTAACTAATCTAACTGGCAGTGGTCCCACAGGCATTGGTGCTGAGCCCTCGGGGAAATTTTTATTCGTTGCGAACTTATACGACGGAACATTTTCACAATTTTTAATCAATCAAAGTACAGGTTTGCTTACTGCAAATGGTACGCCAACTGCACCTGCGGGAGCAGCCCCGCGAAATTTAGTCATTACTCCCGATGGAAGATTTTTGTATCTTGCTTCCGAAGGTACTATGGCAATTCGTGCCTATGGTATTAATAGCGATGGAACTCTTACTTTTTTAAACTCCTATTCAACTGTAATTGCACATAATCAGATTCAAATTTCAAGCAATGGGAATTTTATATTTTATATCAGTCAGAACTTAACGGAAATCGTTTCCTATCGAATCAACTATAATGATGGAAGTTTGTCAGTGTCTGGAGTGAGTCCAACGTTTACCAATGACAGTTCAGGTTCTGGTAATGTTGCGAATCATCCTAATGGAGCCTATATATATGTAGGTTCCTATCCATCTGTAACAGTTCTTAGTTTTGATGAAAATACTGGTCAAATGGGTATAGTGAATTCTGTTTTTCATGGTCTAAGCACCAATGCTACTGCAATCCATCCCAGTGGACTTTTTTTATATTTAGTACATATCAACGAAGGTTCGATTTCTTGTTATATGGTTGAACCAAAATCTGGAAACATTACCTTTTCCTCTATTTTGACTGGATTTAGCGGAAGTTTGCGGTACATGACCATCGATCCGTCTGGACGTTTTGCCTATGTTGCAAATAATGGTGGGCAATTGAGCCAGTTTAGTATCAATCAAATTACTGGAGAACTCACTTCAATAGGTACTGTTAATCCCGGCGGAGTCCAATGGAATCTAACATTTCTTTAA
- a CDS encoding DUF2200 domain-containing protein: MEPTKEHNEKMAKMIFATVYPMYVSKIEKKGRTKTELNQVIEWLTSYDEKTINELIDKKVNFQSFFENAQLNQNAILIKGMICGYRVEEIENPITRQVRYLDKLVDELAKGKSMEKILRIR, encoded by the coding sequence ATGGAACCAACTAAAGAACACAATGAGAAGATGGCAAAAATGATCTTTGCCACTGTTTATCCAATGTATGTTTCAAAAATAGAAAAAAAGGGTCGAACCAAAACAGAATTAAACCAAGTGATCGAATGGTTAACTTCTTATGATGAAAAGACCATCAATGAACTAATCGATAAGAAAGTAAATTTCCAATCCTTCTTTGAGAATGCTCAATTAAATCAAAATGCAATTCTAATCAAAGGAATGATTTGTGGTTATCGTGTAGAAGAGATAGAAAATCCAATCACTAGGCAAGTCAGGTATTTAGACAAACTTGTAGATGAATTGGCAAAAGGCAAATCTATGGAAAAGATTTTACGAATTAGATAA